One genomic region from Tachysurus vachellii isolate PV-2020 chromosome 22, HZAU_Pvac_v1, whole genome shotgun sequence encodes:
- the LOC132837846 gene encoding somatostatin receptor type 4 yields MENISGPGDGENITDVSEATDVERVLVPILDSVILLSGLVGHVLVIIIISRTIRARSGINAAGNQHANANGMDILLLSLSVADILLLSCVPYHTVAIATRHWPFGSFMCKAVSFLGAMCSSASAFTLAALAFSRYIIVVHPTKAFRCRRSSWLKILAVVLWIPAVVLAIPQFTWRTLISGTELRSARQDLICFNFLSDSDQLAYGIFHFLLAFLLPLVVITLAYGKIYHFLHKTRQRRDTNQTARLERYQTQVTQTSLLLVLAFVLCWLPSYGLMLVQLGYRSTVTGLQPRFGPFATFARVMATSSTVMNPVLYVFMSQKFRMELKKLVRKRCC; encoded by the coding sequence ATGGAGAACATCTCAGGACCAGGTGATGGAGAAAACATTACTGATGTTTCAGAAGCCACTGATGTGGAACGAGTCCTGGTGCCCATCCTGGACAGCGTCATCCTTCTGAGCGGGTTGGTGGGACACGTGctggtcatcatcatcatctcacgaACAATAAGAGCAAGAAGTGGAATCAATGCTGCTGGAAACCAACATGCTAACGCTAACGGAATGGACATTCTCCTGCTGAGTTTAAGTGTGGCGGATATTCTGCTTCTGTCCTGCGTCCCCTATCACACTGTCGCCATAGCAACCCGCCACTGGCCCTTCGGAAGCTTCATGTGCAAAGCGGTCAGCTTCCTGGGAGCCATGTGCAGCTCAGCTAGTGCCTTCACGCTCGCTGCTCTGGCCTTCAGCCGCTACATCATCGTGGTTCACCCGACTAAAGCGTTCCGATGCCGTAGAAGCAGCTGGTTAAAAATCCTGGCTGTGGTTCTGTGGATTCCGGCTGTTGTCTTGGCGATTCCTCAGTTCACCTGGAGGACACTAATTTCAGGCACTGAACTGCGTTCAGCCAGACAGGATTTGATATGTTTCAACTTCCTGTCTGACTCGGACCAGCTGGCGTACGGCATTTTCCACTTTTTACTTGCCTTCCTTCTTCCGCTGGTAGTCATCACACTAGCGTATGGTAAGATCTACCATTTCCTGCACAAAACCAGACAGAGGCGTGACACTAACCAGACGGCCCGTCTGGAACGCTACCAGACGCAGGTGAcccagacgtcgctgctgctgGTTCTGGCATTCGTCCTGTGCTGGCTGCCATCCTATGGACTGATGCTGGTGCAGCTCGGATATCGATCCACGGTGACGGGGCTTCAGCCGAGATTCGGACCCTTCGCTACGTTCGCTCGCGTCATGGCCACTTCATCGACCGTGATGAACCCTGTCTTGTACGTCTTCATGTCACAGAAATTCAGGATGGAACTGAAGAAACTCGTGAGGAAACGCTGCTGCTAA